AAGAGAGGCTTTGGTTTTGGTGGATTCGCCATAACacctggaaagaaagaggagccTAAGCTCTCTCAACAGTCTCATAGTGCTTTTGGAACAGCCGGTTCTTCTGCTGCATTTGCAAAATCAGGACCTCCTCAGCTGCCTTCTTTCTATAAAATTGGGTCAAAGCGGGCAAATTTTGATGAAGAGAATGCGTAAGTAGGGTTATTTCTTGTGTTTATCTAGCTCTAGAttttagtgttttaaaatttCCAAGGTCAGGGAAAGTATCTGTGACGTTTATGAGGTTTAGTTATTTAGAAAAGCCTGCTCAAGGATAAATACCCTAACACTGCATTATGGTGTAACAGAACCCCGGTAGCTTTACAGCAATAGTATCAAGAAAAACTGAGCTAGTCACCTGCAGGCACTTCCACCACTGCTCTGCAGCAGACTTTTAATGTCACCCTGGACCGATTATTTACCCTTTCTCTGGGTGTCAGCCcatcatctgtaaaatgagaataacaATACATCCTtgcctttaaatatattttaaaaactgtaagatACTACAGTAGCCCATGGAGAGCTCTCCTCTAGCTTTCCCCTCCCTAAGAACATGTCTCAGCTGAGCCTCAGTCAGTTCAATCTTATTCACCCTCTGGTGTGTTCGGAATTGGAGCCAAGCAGGATAAATTTGGGTGTCTTTTGCACACAAACGTTCAACACCACATTTCATTACTAACCCTTCTATTAGCTGCCTAAATGTGTTGAATAGGAGGGAGGTCAGAAAAGCATCCTATATTCACCAGCCTGGGAGAGCCACTCGAGAAGATCAATTTCATAACATGTTTGCCATACCACCACTTTTAGCTTACAAGATGaataattgtaaataaataaatctcaacGTCTTTTGCTGTGTACATACTGACTTTTATTATCCATCTCTGTGTGGGAAACTTGACGCAACTCAGGAACCATGAGAGAAAGTATGCTGCTGTAGACTATGTGCTGACTGGGCCATTGTTCGTTTCTTTTCAGGTACTTtgaggatgaagaggaagatTCCAGCAATGTCGAATTGCCGTACATTCCCGCAGAGAATTCCCCCACTCGCCAGCAGTTTCATTCCAAATCAGCAGACTCTGACAGCGATGATGATCCTCTGGAGGCATTCATGGCTGAAGTGGAGGCAAGACCCGGCTCGTGAATTGTTTATTAATTTATGTGGCCGTACTTCTCTCCAGTCAGGAGCAGCAAATGTCACTTGTGGCTTTGGCAGCTGTATTCAGAatgtcatttgccttttttttttttatgtaagatgCTGTGTTAATTAGAATTCAAAGGTGGATTAGGTAGGGAGAGTGTGGATATGATTTACAATAGCTTAACTATTTCACTGTTTTGAGCATGTCAAAACAATACAACAAAGAGCTTTGTGTGTCTCTGAATATGAAATTAAGGTTTTGTGCATTTTTCACTACCTGAATTGAAACGTTTTGTATTTATCATGAGCTGCTTCTTAGCTACAGTTCTGTTATTAGCTGGATTCTATCACAGTATTTTAAGGAGAAATGCGGAGAATGTATTTTCTCAACAATGTTGCCGTGAAGTTACAGTATATGAATTTCAAAGGAATTAGTAGGAGAATTTATTTAGCATAATAGGATATGGAACAAGAGAAAGTTTAGTCCAAAAATTGTTGTCTCTGTGGCATTATGGTCTAGTTATATAGGAACATTTTTCCCTTCCATGttttatcaccttttttttttaacatgtcatAATTTTATGACCTGTTAGGATCAAGCTGCTCGAGACATGAAGAGACTTGaagataaagacaaagaaaaaaagaatgttaagTAAGTTCTCTTTTATAATTCCCATGCCTGCCTGTCTCTTGTATGGTGTTAAGAGAATTCCGATGCATTTTGTTGATGATGATTGTTCTGTAGACAATATAATATATACCTAGCAAACAGCATTAACCAGCGCATGATATGCCCCATGGGTAAAGTTCTGTGCAATAAAAATTGAATAATAGGAGGGAAGAATCCATGGGGGCATCCTGTGGTAAAATGTAACAACACTGAGAGTTGTCTCACGCGAGAAGCCTTTCTAGGCCACACAAATTGGGGCAGCACATTGTACTAGTACCACCTTCCAGATCAGCCtgaatagtttttcttctttccacatcCTTGCAGCGATCAGGATGGTTTagtttaaaattgcatttatGTGTGCAAAATAACTTAGTGCTGCTGTACCTGTAGTGCTGGAGATTCTTCCAAACTTGAACTAGGTTTTAAGGCATTCCCGGTAAAGCTGATACATTAGGTAGCACGTGACAATTGGGATACtaaatttggaatttaaaaaaagtttacatttttgcAGCTTATCTATCTATTTTGaccaaggaaaataattatgctGTTAATTCTTGATATAAATGTGAGATACATTGAACTTGCATTGCATGGGGTTGATCAGATTATACATGGTCCTGAAACAGAACACCGGATCCAAATCACCACCTGGGGAAGTTCTGAACTGGATTTGCACTTCCTGGCTCATATTCCTCTTCAGTTATGGGACTTCTGTAGCATCAAGAGCTTAGACCAGGATCTTTGATGTGGCTTCTACTGGGAAGACGGAGTCCTAATCTTTCAGTCTCATTAATAGAAGTAAAAAGAAGTCTTTGCAGGGTCGCTGTTATGGTTGGCACCAAATATCAAAACTCCATGGGCTGGGATTATAAATGTTACTGAGTTGTTAGTGTTGTGTCTTCCACGAAATATGGAGCTCAGCACTAATCAAATGAAAGTATGGAGCTGAGTATGTGGAACACTTGCAGGGAAGTTTTTTTTCTCCGCTTGTTTTTCCAGGGGTATTCGAGATGACATTGAAGAGGAAGATGACCAAGTGAGTTCCTATGCagtctttctattttcttttttgtttgtgttttttttttttttttaccttccctCCCCAAATATGTAACTACTAGGTACAAACAAAACTCCAGTATCGTGCGCAGTATCCGGACAATTCAGCAGGAAGCTCTAGTGGTTACCCTGCTACCTTTACCCTTCTAGGTGTTTcactaaaaaaatgaagaatattaggagacaatttcattcttttttactCCGTTTAAGAAGATTTCTTTCAGTCGATTTGAATTTCAACTTCCTGTATGGGTTTTTCAGTATCTGAGGGTCTCATCAAATTTGAAATTAGCAGAAGCAACTAACATGGAGCACCAGTGAGAGGCTGTTAAACTGTGGAGGCTATTTACAGTGAAATTTCATCTCTTTAGGTCTGTTAAGGGCAAGAATCAGGctttttgctctttattttcagAGGAGCTCCAGTTCTGATTGAGCATCActgtaacagaaataataaagaaagaggaaagacttCATTTCAAAATGTACCTTACTACTAAGTTGTAATTAATAACTATTGTGTTACTCGCAGTAATGCAGAGCATGGAAGGGTTGTCTGGCCTCTAGGCCTTTGCTTCCAATTTGGTGAGCGTAGCTGTGCTAAAGTTTGAGCAAAGGTGACTTACACTTGGAGACAGCTGTTGTTCAAGTGTATTGTATGCATATCTATGTGACTGAGTGATAATTGGCCATGCAAATGAAAAAGCCAGATGAGTGTATACATTTATTTGTAATTGAACCTTGCTTTAAAAATCTGATCTTAAATATTTGCTTGAAAGTCAAGTGAGTCTGGTGTTTTCTCCATGAGAATGTCTTGGTGTGCCAGTGAGATTCTGTGAGACACGTACATATTTGTGAGCTGTAAGGATGGCACGTGGTGACAGTGAGTTCTGACTTGGGCTTGTGTTGAAGAACTCTTCTGAAATAGTTTCTTTGCCATTTGCTGTTGACTCTGTCAAtgaaaaatagatatattttcatttcttagaGTCTAGTtaggagaagaggagaaactaTTTTTGGCATagtgtgtttaaaaaatgtaaacatcGTATGCTTAGTAACAATgtgttctttgtttaaaaacctGCAGCATTTGTACTTTATTCATGTGGAAATAAGAATAGATTCTTCTATTGTTAAAGCATAACAAGTGTTGGTAGAAGAAGTTGTTAAGCAGATATGTAAGAGAAGaagtttggtttttaaaagaattttgtggTCTGACACTttagttgttttctttgtttgtactTATTGTCCTTCTTCTGGACATAACCCTTGGTATTTATTAGAAGAATCAGTTCTAGtgaacgtttttttttttcctcaatagtGGGCGTGAAAGCAAACAGCCATCTAGCGTATACATCATTTAAACAAATATAGTAGTATTTTTGTATCCTACTGTATGTGATTTTGCTGATATGTTTTGCTGCAGGAAGCTTATTTTCGCTACATGGCTGAAAACCCCACTGCTGGTGTGGtccaagaagaggaagaggataaCCTGGAGTATGATAGTGATGGGAATCCAATTGCACCGTCCAAAAAAATCATTGATCCTCTTCCACCTATTGACCATTCAGAGGTAGGAAGAAAGTTTATTCCATTCTGTTCTGTCTGAGGCATTTTAGAAGGCAGGAGCTAAGAAGTAGATTGAAACATGCTTCTGTCCCTGTGCATCAATGTTGGCAGATAATACTTCAGTGCTGTGCCACTTGAGTCATACTAAAGATCCTTCAAATGACTTCAGATTAAACTAATGTTCTTGCACATAATTAAGAACTTTTTCTCAAAAGTACCCTTTCCCTCCAAAACTAAGTGTACAGAGAGAGAATCTTGAGTCCTGGACTAACTGAGTAATTACCCTTGCAGATTGAATATCCACCGTTTGAGAAGAATTTCTATGATGAGCATGAGGAGATCACCAGTCTCACCCCGCAGCAAGTGGTGGAGTTACGTCATAAGCTAAATCTCCGGGTAAGGTGGATGTTCTTACTCCCATTTTTTTGGACTGCCTTAGTAGTTTTAATGAAGATTTTCACAGGGAACTCCAGCTTTTGAATACAAAGCCTCTTAGATACCTTCGGTGATGACTTTGATTTAAGGGAGTTTGGTTTTCCTCGGCAGATCTTGAAAGTCTTCTCTGGACTTGTCAAAGTGGGCACCCAAGATTGCCAGTTGCACGGTTGCACTTGGATTAAAGAACTAGGAATTGAAACTGGAAATATTATATGCAAGAATTAGTTCTTTGCCATTTGTGACATGTTAGTGTGGTGACTTTCTGTGAAGGGAATTATTTGGGGAAGAGGGAGACCAATTATACAAGGAGGTAGATATGATCTTTAGTGGCTTATGCTGATTGACAATTTATCTAAATTTTTATACCTGAAAGTCCTATTTATACAACACATCTGGAATTTGCATCTAGTTAAACTTATGTctattcaaaaaataaaaagccgTTTTTGGAGGtagagaaacactttttttcatttttgtacagATTGCTCTTGGTTTTTCTCTTACTTTTCATGAACAAAGATATGTTTCTGTTTCTAAGGTCTCCGGTGCTGCTCCTCCGAGGCCTGGCAGTAGTTTTGCTCATTTTGGGTTTGATGAGCAACTTATGCATCAAATTAGGAAATCCGAGTACACCCAGCCCACTCCTATACAGTGTCAGGTGAGTGTTGTTACTTTTCTAACATCTAAAGAGAACTAAGAGAACATATGCAAACGTCCCTAGTCCATATGAGGATGTATACAATTCCAGTTTCCTATATAGAGCTCTCACGGAGaagaataatttgtatttttctaggaaaatagctttgatttttttaaatagaagtttacccactttttttcttgttaaatgaCCACTGTAAATAAATCCATATACTTTTCTTCATTGGTCTTTTAGTGAAGATTGAAGAACATTCAAGTGACATCTCTTGCTTTATAGAAATGCATGAAaggtttttttatgtatttttagaaattgtattaaaaataaccaTAGCTGTAGCAGAGTAATGAGCCATATATTGAAAACTTTATTCCTTTAAACAGCTTATATTTGAATGTCTTGTAACTAAAAGATATAAGCAACAaggcattttttaatttctttcggCAGTTAGAATAAATGCCCTATGAGCTGGACCATTTAAGTGGTCATTCCTTGGAGAGCTGTGCAAGCAAAAGGGATTCTACTGCATATGTAGATTGATTACCATAAGTAATTAAGGTTATCAATAATGTGATTATAACCACACCACTTCAGATGCTTTTCTCGAAGTATAAAAAATGACATGGTGCTGTGTCCAAGGGATGTGTATTAGGACCTTAGTCCATACTGTTTGTAAAAAAACTGTGGTTGAGAGGTCCTTATAGCAACAGTAGGGATGAACTGAGGACTTCAGCACTCAGAATGGTTACAAAAAAAATAAGCTCAGAGAATTTGTTTTTACCGTTCTTACAGCTGGACAAGATGCGTTTGTGGACATGTAAAATTATCCTTGGGACAATTTCATTGATTTCGTATAGGACACGAACAGTCATAACATGATAATTGCTTCCAGCCCTTAAAACAAACTAATTCAGATCTGTACTTGGCAATAAAACTGTGTAAGCATCATGTTGCCATGAGGCCTCTGTAATGTGCTTTTCTCTTGTTATCTGAGTTTTTATGTAATATCTAGCACAAGAATATGCTATGGTAGGCATAATATGGGTTTAGAATCTCCTTATTTTTAGGGTGTTCCAGTTGCACTAAGTGGCAGAGATATGATTGGGATAGCTAAGACTGGAAGTGGAAAAACAGCAGCCTTCATCTGGCCCATGTTGATTCACATCATGGATCAGAAGGAGCTTGAACCGGGGGATGGTCCCATTGCAGTCATCGTATGTCCGACCAGAGAGCTTTGCCAACAGGTAGGTGTATAGTAagcatatatgtacacatatacacaGTGTTCTtatagaaaaagacaaaattctggGCAGAAATTACCAGACAACCTCAGTAAACTATTTGAAAAAACTACTCTGTGCATTAGTAGCATGCCTCCAATGTAAGCTTACAATTCTCTCTTACCCCTGTTTTTGTTGAAGGCTCATGACAAATCTGAAATTGTTAATTTTTGCACAGTGCTCCCATATTATTCCTAAGTATTAAGAATACTGTGGATGCATTGCCACAAATTTTATGTGTAAAAGGATAGAGCCTGCAGGTTAAATTACAATTGGATGCCTAAATAGGTTTCCCAAATAAATTAATTGGAAATTATCCACAAGTATGGAAGTAGTCAGCCCTGAGgatttctgaataatttcattaaattattagCTGAAAAGTGGATTTCAGGAGCTGGACTATATTTCCAAGGTAGGTATATTTTCTCAGATCTGTCTAATGTGAACTGTGATGTGCTTTGTTTAAAATCCTCAGATCCATTCTGAATGTAAGCGCTTTGGTAAGGCGTATAATCTACGCTCTGTCGCTGTGTATGGAGGAGGAAGCATGTGGGAGCAAGCCAAAGCCCTACAGGAGGGGGCAGAGATAGTTGTCTGCACACCAGTAAGTACCTGTATGCACACAGTACAATTTTTTGTTGCTTAACTGAAGCTGAGATACATTTTTAGTACCACTGGTGCTGCAGAATTTGTTCTCTCATCACTGAAATGTAGGTTCTTCACAGGTTATCAGATGTTGAGAGGAAATATGCAGGGATTATTTGTGTCCCAAGAGAAATTGAAAGAGATTAGGTATGATTTCCAATAGAAGACAGAGTATTAAGCAAGATCTGCTTGAATCCGTGTCTGTTGTGTGCAATACCAGCTTCTGATTGCTGAGCCTTAAATTCATGAAGAAAATTCCCAGAATGTCATGAACTTGAGTGCCATCTTACTGAATCAGTGTAGAGCCTGTGGCAGTAATACGGAAGGATTGAAACGTTGAATCAGAATGGGTGTTGATGCTGAACCAGTGATTTAAATGAGCACCATTGTCAACTGACTTTGCTTATTGCAAAAGCTAGTTATGAACTCGAGCAAAACTGAGCAACTAATGGTTGGAGGAAGTTTTATTGTGGCTATGTATTGGGGTAGAGGCAAGAAAACAAAGCACGAAGAACTCCTGCGCCAAATATTATGGGATTAAATAGCCAGTTCacaattaaaatttaattgtAATGAAGACTAAGGAATTTTAGGATCTCAACACTGTTAACCTTGAAAAACCAGTCCTAAAATTCAACTTGTCAGGTATAGTTGATGAGAGTTTCAGGAATCTGTCTCTGTGACTTGAATACTGACACTTGCTTCTAGAGTGAAGCCTTGAGATGCTTTCTGTCTTAAGTCTCTGGTAAGTGAGGATAAGAAGCAGTTAAGTGCGtatcttaactttttttaaacatgctttaaaaacttggcttttttttttttttaatagggtcGTTTAATTGATCATGTGAAAAAGAAAGCTACAAACCTTCAAAGAGTCACTTACCTTGTGTTTGATGAAGCTGACAGAATGTTTGATATGGGCTTTGGTATGTAACGACCAAAGGTCACTGTTTTGGAAACCAGTGGTGTCTAGTTCCCAGCTTAGTAAGACTGTTTATAACCCCTTCATAGGTTCATGTACTTCAAGAAGCTTCATATACTTGAAAATacattaaggaaatattttatagacAAAAGTTATATTTCAAGGTCTAATATCTGTTGCTATAAAGAGATCAGCGAAGTCCTGTTGATGTTGAAGTCCAAAAACCCTGTTTTTTATCTTAGAGTTGCTGAATAACTTTTGAACAAGTCACTTCTGTGCTTTGGTTCTGTGTGTACAAACTAGTGGTGTTAAAAGAACTTTCTACTTTATTGGAAGAGGTTTGGTCTTTCAGATCTGGATGATTTTGAATATGTGCTCAAGCATCATGGGACATAGCAAAGATTTGACAGTACTATAATACTGCAAAGGGAGGGAGACACTTGTGAGACGTACAGGGTACGCACAGACTCAGCTAGGATCTTTGCTTATGGAACTTTTTGCTGAAGGAACTTCCAAAAGTTCCTTCGTACAGCAAAGGAACTTCCATTGTGCAACAGAGAGCACCTGGAAGTCACAGTGTAACATTAAATACTGAGTGAGAGGCACTCATTTGTTCTATGGTTATTTGTTAAATAAAGCAATGAAGTTGCATTTTGAGTTATTCTACTTAATAATCAATAATGTTGATTAGAACATTTTCCCTCACTTTTCCAGAATATCAGGTCAGATCAATTGCAAGCCATGTACGTCCTGACAGACAGAGTAAGTATAAGCATGTTTCAAACTAAACTCCTGAGAGTCGAAGCAGGCTATATGGTGGGCTACCAGTTAAGAATCTGGAACAGAGCTTGAATTTCCTCTTCTTGAAAACGCCACGCAATGAGACTTTCGCGGGAGTCCACGGGTGTTAAGGGAGGGAGCACTTGTGAGTGTGGTTAAATACCCATACTTGTTCATCAGTCTGTAATCCTCCACAGGCTTTACTCAGGGAAAAGATGATTAGCTGAATTAATATTAGTATGCTTTGAGATCCTGTGTTCTAAGCTGCCCACGAAAGGATGTTCGCAGCAGTGCGCTTATTATCCACATCTTGTTTCAGATGCCACAAAATGTGTTTCCACTTTGAGGTATTCTAATAGGGTGATTGATAATTTTCATTAGAACCAGTAAAACAAACTGTAGCTTCAGATCACTGACATCTAGTACAGTTGTACAGCTCCTCATTCACAAGATATGTGCAGtgttaaagaaaatgtatttttcaaggagttcaaatactgtttttcttttagctCTCTTGTTCAGTGCCACTTTCCGTAAGAAGATTGAGAAATTGGCTCGAGATATTCTGATCGACCCCATTCGAGTTGTGCAGGGAGACATTGGAGAGGTAATTCCACATTACTTCTGAGACAGTCAGAGAAATGAACCATTCTGTTTCTGTTGTCTGAAATTTATGTTAAACTGCAGTAGTCATCATTTATATTTAAGAGTAAATACTTTGTGCTTAACAAAAAATAGTAAGTAAAAACCTAAtagtaatagatttttttttttaattaggctgaATCAATGGGTTTATCCTTTTGTTTTGTCTCAAAACTATAAATAAATTACAGCTTTTGCAATGAAGACTTTGAAACTTAGACTGTAATGTCTTTCAGCTGGTTTATATGGGAATGTTGATTCTGTACTTGTTTGACAGTAGCAGCTGAACTCTTAGCGGACTAGGGATTTGGTAATAAGTCAATGAAGTGGGCACTTACACTTGCTGTGAAGAAACTTTGCTTATAATATATGAAAACTGTTGAGAAGTTTCACAAGATGCCTTCAGAACATTCTTCTTTTAACCAGttctctgcattttttatttttttcaatcagGAATATGACGTATCTCTTTATAACAAAAAACTAATGGCTACCTGAAGCCCATTCTTtgtgtgaaaatgtttttcctaaaCATTGCTTAAGAAAAGAAGTAGCTTTCCTAGCTCAATCacatggtttcttttctttcatctaaaTTATTACTTTATTATAGAGAGCACCATCCTTGaaatcattaatatttaaatgtGTAAAAAACTAAATCTTTCAGAGAAACTTCCAGATTGTGCTGTGTGCTCCACTGCACTTTTACTGCTTGCAGTACGGAGTGTATAGGGAGTCTGTTTATACCTCCCCTCTTCCTGACTCCGAGGGCACGTCACAGCTCACAGGGGTACTTCCTCTGATCTGCATATGAATAATTTTTACTGATGAGCATCCTCTCCATCTCAGACCCGGCTCTTGCACAGTCTATTTTAGATGTTAATAGCATCTGTGGCAAGAGCATCTACATTGCAAGTACCCATCTTTAGATCAGTAGGGTGCTAACCTGCATCATGTCAAAGACTGCACTTTCCTCTCTCAGGTTTAGCAAAGAGTAACTCATTTAACCCCTGGCTTTTCCGCACTGTGAAAATGAAGCGGTCAGCAGTTAGACAAGAGCTGAAACCtcttttaaaggagaaattttgGTCCCCTGCTTCTTCACTTTTTATTCTCATGCTTAGTTTAAATTCCTGGTTTTATTCTGCCATCTGTATTTATTTGCCATACTGTCCTTCCTATCCTGCATTATTGCTTGTCTTATTTCTCCCCTTAGGCAAATGAAGATGTTACTCAAATCGTGGAGATTTTCCCCTCTGGCCCTAGCAAATGGAACTGGCTGACTCGACGCCTTGTGGAGTTCACATCTTCTGGGAGCGTTCTCCTGTTCGTCACTAAGAAGGCAAATGCAGAAGAGCTGGCCAATAACCTTAAGCAGGAGGATCATAATCTGGGGCTGCTTCATGGTGACATGGACCAGAGTGAGAGGAATAAAGTCATttcagaatttaagaaaaagggaATCCCGATACTGGTAGCTACTGATGTGGCAGGTATGTGACGTTCTAAGAAATGGCAGCTCATACAAGTTGTGGCTATCAGCAGAAAGGCTAACACATGTCAGTGGAAGGCAACTGGGCACTGTGTTCCAGATGTTTTTTCAGAAGCACACAGTGTTAGCAAggggttttatttttgaagtcttcTAATGGTGTTCAAGTTCCAATGTGACAAGCTATTTTTTcatatacagaaagaaaataagatgttTCTTAAGGAAGTAGTTGCTATTTGTTAATCAGCTGACACATCATGCATGCTTAAACAAAGAGGAAATGGACACACTTGAAGCCTTCTCTAGAACAGCTTTTGTACCCAGATGTTTAGCTGAACAAAGAGTGAATTTCAGTATCCTTTAATAAAGCCCTCTCTCTTCTTTGGAATAACAATCATTTAAAGACATCTCTCTGTGAACTTGGGGATCGGTGTAACTTATACTACCCTTGGAGAAGATATTGCTACACTTAAGATAACAAAGAGTTTTAGCCTATGAAGGGTGTGTTAACTGGGGTGTGTTCCTGTGGAAACGCCTTTTGTATGCTGGAGCAGAATGAAGTGATATGCTGGTATGAGTGGGATTGCTTTGAGTTCATTCAGGATAATCACGCTTACCGCTATATTGTTCTTTATTACAGCTCGTGGGTTAGATATTCCTTCCATTAAGACTGTGATCAATTATGATGTGGCTCGGGACATAGATACGCACACCCATAGAATTGGTCGTACTGGCAGAGCAGGCGAGAAGGGAGTTGCCTACACTCTGCTGACTCCCAAAGACAGTAACTTTGCTGGTGATCTTGTCAGAAATCTGGAAGGCGCTAATCAACATGTTTCCAAAGAGCTGTTGGATCTAGCAATGCAGGTACGAACAAGCAAAACTCCTGGAGTAGAGGAAGGTTCCTTCCATGATTAGCACAAAATCAGGAGCTCAGGGACTTGTTTCTGGATCCATCATGTGTTCACAGTGACCTTTTGGCAACCTATACTGTTTTTAAGTAGGCTTTCTGGTGTTTTTAATGGCCTGTGAAAGAATCCATGAAGACATGAAGATTTTGGAATGCAGCATGTAATCTCTTTTGGGGTCAGGCACTGCCTAGG
The Calonectris borealis chromosome 22, bCalBor7.hap1.2, whole genome shotgun sequence genome window above contains:
- the DDX42 gene encoding ATP-dependent RNA helicase DDX42 isoform X1; this encodes MNWNKGGPGTKRGFGFGGFAITPGKKEEPKLSQQSHSAFGTAGSSAAFAKSGPPQLPSFYKIGSKRANFDEENAYFEDEEEDSSNVELPYIPAENSPTRQQFHSKSADSDSDDDPLEAFMAEVEDQAARDMKRLEDKDKEKKNVKGIRDDIEEEDDQEAYFRYMAENPTAGVVQEEEEDNLEYDSDGNPIAPSKKIIDPLPPIDHSEIEYPPFEKNFYDEHEEITSLTPQQVVELRHKLNLRVSGAAPPRPGSSFAHFGFDEQLMHQIRKSEYTQPTPIQCQGVPVALSGRDMIGIAKTGSGKTAAFIWPMLIHIMDQKELEPGDGPIAVIVCPTRELCQQIHSECKRFGKAYNLRSVAVYGGGSMWEQAKALQEGAEIVVCTPGRLIDHVKKKATNLQRVTYLVFDEADRMFDMGFEYQVRSIASHVRPDRQTLLFSATFRKKIEKLARDILIDPIRVVQGDIGEANEDVTQIVEIFPSGPSKWNWLTRRLVEFTSSGSVLLFVTKKANAEELANNLKQEDHNLGLLHGDMDQSERNKVISEFKKKGIPILVATDVAARGLDIPSIKTVINYDVARDIDTHTHRIGRTGRAGEKGVAYTLLTPKDSNFAGDLVRNLEGANQHVSKELLDLAMQNPWFRKSRFKGGKGKKLNIGGGGLGYRERPGLGSENSDRGNNNSVMSNYEAYKPSTGAMGDRLTAMKAAFQSQYKSHFVAASLNNQKTGSSAAGASGWTSAGSLNSVPTSSAQQNAANPDSPIAAAAAAKGVPGFTSSGNLSSVPTFPSVGVQGFNNTNASANNREGIGGSSSTGVAAAGGGGGSGGSGSGGSGSVGGSGGGGIVRERYNDNRNSRHNEVPRRGEGGGRYNDVQRHGEGGGRHSDAYRHGEGRHGDNHRHSESRHFADVGSGNRNNGDSRNSNEGRNNENRNGENRKDANSRDNKTDGFAVPEPPKRKKSRWDS
- the DDX42 gene encoding ATP-dependent RNA helicase DDX42 isoform X2, producing the protein MAENPTAGVVQEEEEDNLEYDSDGNPIAPSKKIIDPLPPIDHSEIEYPPFEKNFYDEHEEITSLTPQQVVELRHKLNLRVSGAAPPRPGSSFAHFGFDEQLMHQIRKSEYTQPTPIQCQGVPVALSGRDMIGIAKTGSGKTAAFIWPMLIHIMDQKELEPGDGPIAVIVCPTRELCQQIHSECKRFGKAYNLRSVAVYGGGSMWEQAKALQEGAEIVVCTPGRLIDHVKKKATNLQRVTYLVFDEADRMFDMGFEYQVRSIASHVRPDRQTLLFSATFRKKIEKLARDILIDPIRVVQGDIGEANEDVTQIVEIFPSGPSKWNWLTRRLVEFTSSGSVLLFVTKKANAEELANNLKQEDHNLGLLHGDMDQSERNKVISEFKKKGIPILVATDVAARGLDIPSIKTVINYDVARDIDTHTHRIGRTGRAGEKGVAYTLLTPKDSNFAGDLVRNLEGANQHVSKELLDLAMQNPWFRKSRFKGGKGKKLNIGGGGLGYRERPGLGSENSDRGNNNSVMSNYEAYKPSTGAMGDRLTAMKAAFQSQYKSHFVAASLNNQKTGSSAAGASGWTSAGSLNSVPTSSAQQNAANPDSPIAAAAAAKGVPGFTSSGNLSSVPTFPSVGVQGFNNTNASANNREGIGGSSSTGVAAAGGGGGSGGSGSGGSGSVGGSGGGGIVRERYNDNRNSRHNEVPRRGEGGGRYNDVQRHGEGGGRHSDAYRHGEGRHGDNHRHSESRHFADVGSGNRNNGDSRNSNEGRNNENRNGENRKDANSRDNKTDGFAVPEPPKRKKSRWDS